From Lysobacter auxotrophicus, the proteins below share one genomic window:
- a CDS encoding HIT domain-containing protein encodes MNRSGHAGGWQLHAQLAQDTHPVAHLGLSELRLMDDANHPWLILVPRVADAVELVDLDATQQAALLAEINLASHALRALFKPHKLNVAALGNVVSQLHVHVIARFPDDIAWPRPVWGTATAQPYSPEALVDRIQQLQGALKQ; translated from the coding sequence ATGAACCGTTCGGGCCACGCCGGCGGGTGGCAACTGCACGCGCAACTGGCGCAGGACACGCATCCGGTCGCGCACCTCGGGTTGAGCGAGCTGAGGCTGATGGACGATGCGAACCACCCGTGGCTGATCCTCGTGCCGCGCGTGGCCGACGCGGTCGAACTGGTCGATCTGGACGCGACGCAGCAGGCCGCGCTGCTGGCGGAGATCAACCTGGCAAGCCACGCACTGCGCGCGTTGTTCAAGCCGCACAAGCTCAACGTGGCGGCGCTCGGCAACGTCGTGTCGCAGCTGCACGTGCATGTGATCGCGCGTTTCCCCGACGACATCGCGTGGCCGCGCCCCGTGTGGGGCACGGCGACCGCGCAGCCGTATTCGCCCGAGGCACTGGTCGATCGCATCCAGCAACTGCAGGGCGCGCTGAAGCAGTGA
- a CDS encoding dienelactone hydrolase family protein produces MALWTELDTPHGPVRAWRAEPGGPSRGAVIVLQEIFGLNAHVREVADRFAAAGFVALAPALYDPVAPGVELPYDEAGTQRGVALRNELGFDRAVDIVGVAAETLHEEGLRAGAVGFCWGGSVAFLANTRLGLPAVSYYGARTLPFLDEPLRAPMMFHFGQADHSISEQAIEQHRQKQPRATIHVYAGAGHAFNRDVDNHVFDPDAAELAWTRTLDFLQENLR; encoded by the coding sequence ATGGCCCTCTGGACCGAACTGGACACTCCCCACGGCCCCGTCCGCGCCTGGCGCGCCGAGCCGGGCGGCCCCTCGCGCGGCGCCGTGATCGTGCTGCAGGAGATCTTCGGCCTGAACGCGCACGTGCGCGAGGTCGCGGACCGCTTCGCCGCGGCGGGCTTCGTCGCGCTGGCCCCCGCGCTGTACGACCCGGTCGCGCCCGGCGTCGAACTTCCCTACGACGAAGCCGGCACCCAGCGCGGCGTCGCGCTGCGCAACGAGCTGGGCTTCGATCGCGCGGTGGATATCGTCGGCGTCGCGGCGGAAACGCTGCACGAGGAAGGCCTGCGTGCAGGCGCGGTCGGCTTCTGCTGGGGCGGGAGCGTGGCGTTCCTCGCCAATACCCGTCTTGGCCTGCCGGCGGTGTCGTATTACGGCGCACGCACCCTGCCCTTCCTCGACGAGCCGCTGCGCGCACCGATGATGTTCCACTTCGGGCAGGCCGATCACTCGATCTCCGAACAGGCGATCGAACAGCACCGCCAGAAGCAGCCGCGCGCGACGATCCACGTCTACGCCGGCGCGGGCCACGCGTTCAACCGCGATGTCGACAACCACGTGTTCGATCCGGACGCCGCGGAGCTCGCCTGGACGCGCACGCTCGACTTCCTCCAGGAGAACCTGCGATGA
- the rimO gene encoding 30S ribosomal protein S12 methylthiotransferase RimO — protein MSLANPKVGFVSLGCPKALVDSERILTQLRVEGYDIVQTYDDADVVVVNTCGFIDSAVTESLDAIGEAIAENGKVIVTGCLGKKPEQIREAHPGVLSISGPQDYGSVMTAVHAALPPKHDPFLDLVPDTGIKLTPKHYAYLKISEGCNHRCSFCIIPSMRGDLVSRPVDQVLREAEKLAMGGVKELLVISQDTSAYGVDVKYAEREWRGKSYQTRMKALCEGLGELGIWTRLHYVYPYPHVDDIIPLMADGKLLPYLDIPFQHASPRVLKLMKRPGAVDKTLERIQRWRTIAPDIAIRSTFIVGFPGETEAEFEELLDFLDEAQLDRVGAFAYSPVEGATANALPDSIPEEVKQERLARFMEKQAGISAMKLEAKVGTRQRCLVDAVDGELAIARTMYDAPEIDGLVQIQNGFMAGVKPGEFVDVEIMGSDEHDLFGEVPFED, from the coding sequence ATGTCCCTTGCCAATCCCAAAGTCGGTTTCGTCAGCCTCGGTTGCCCGAAGGCGCTCGTCGATTCCGAACGCATCCTCACCCAGTTGCGCGTGGAGGGGTACGACATCGTGCAGACCTACGACGACGCCGACGTCGTCGTGGTCAACACCTGCGGCTTCATCGACTCGGCGGTGACCGAATCGCTGGACGCCATTGGCGAGGCCATCGCGGAGAACGGCAAGGTCATCGTCACCGGCTGCCTGGGCAAGAAGCCCGAGCAGATCCGCGAAGCCCATCCGGGCGTGCTGTCCATCAGCGGACCGCAGGACTACGGCAGCGTGATGACCGCCGTGCATGCGGCGCTTCCGCCCAAGCACGATCCGTTCCTGGACCTCGTCCCGGACACCGGCATCAAGCTCACGCCCAAGCACTACGCGTACCTCAAGATTTCCGAAGGCTGCAATCACCGCTGCAGCTTCTGCATCATCCCGTCGATGCGCGGCGACCTGGTCAGCCGTCCGGTCGACCAGGTGCTGCGCGAAGCCGAGAAGCTCGCGATGGGCGGCGTGAAGGAGCTGCTGGTCATCTCGCAGGACACCTCCGCCTACGGCGTCGACGTGAAGTACGCCGAGCGCGAATGGCGCGGCAAGTCGTACCAGACGCGCATGAAGGCGTTGTGCGAAGGACTGGGCGAGCTGGGCATCTGGACGCGCCTGCACTACGTGTACCCGTACCCGCACGTGGACGACATCATCCCGCTGATGGCGGACGGAAAGCTGCTGCCGTACCTGGACATCCCGTTCCAGCACGCCAGCCCGCGCGTGCTCAAGCTGATGAAGCGTCCGGGCGCGGTCGACAAGACGCTCGAACGCATCCAGCGCTGGCGCACCATCGCGCCCGACATCGCCATCCGCTCCACCTTCATCGTCGGTTTCCCGGGCGAGACGGAAGCCGAGTTCGAGGAACTACTGGATTTCCTCGATGAAGCGCAGCTCGACCGCGTTGGCGCGTTCGCCTATTCGCCGGTGGAAGGCGCCACCGCGAACGCACTGCCGGATTCGATCCCGGAAGAAGTGAAGCAGGAGCGCCTGGCGCGCTTCATGGAGAAGCAGGCCGGGATTTCCGCGATGAAGCTGGAAGCCAAGGTCGGCACGAGGCAGCGCTGCCTCGTCGATGCGGTCGACGGCGAACTCGCCATCGCGCGCACGATGTACGACGCGCCGGAAATCGACGGCCTCGTGCAGATCCAGAACGGCTTCATGGCCGGCGTGAAGCCGGGCGAATTCGTCGACGTGGAGATCATGGGCAGCGACGAACACGACCTGTTCGGCGAAGTGCCGTTCGAGGATTGA
- a CDS encoding MgtC/SapB family protein, translating to MDTDDLRGLLTAIAIGLLIGVVRERGHGEGGAIVAGIRTHAMVATAAGVAAVIGPAALAAVLLAIGALALAAYVRTRDDDPGLTGEMALLVTATLAALALIHTAVAAGLAVVSAVLLFAKHPLRRFAREVVSEREVQDALLLAASALVILPLLPDEPVDPWGVLVPSKLWKLVVLVMAVGMLGHVALRAVGARWGLPVAGFFAGFASSTAAVAGFGQRSREADELTAGAASAALLANLASLLLLVGIVATAAPALLRASAWPLAAAAVVLALGAAIGLRRQGAAPTLPDEPQARAFKLSHGLLLALMIAVVLVASAWLRSVFGDIGALATAVLVALVELHASAASIAQLSAAGGLTMTHAQWGIAALLASSAIAKTVLAFASGNRRYGLLVGGGLMGMAVACAVATGVVVAG from the coding sequence ATGGACACCGACGACCTCCGGGGCCTGCTGACGGCCATCGCGATCGGCCTGCTCATCGGCGTGGTGCGCGAACGCGGCCACGGCGAAGGCGGCGCGATCGTCGCCGGCATCCGCACGCATGCGATGGTCGCCACCGCCGCCGGGGTCGCGGCCGTCATCGGGCCCGCCGCGCTGGCGGCGGTGCTGTTGGCGATCGGTGCGCTGGCGCTGGCGGCTTACGTGCGCACGCGCGACGACGACCCGGGCCTGACCGGCGAGATGGCGCTCCTCGTTACCGCGACGCTTGCCGCGCTCGCGCTGATCCACACGGCCGTTGCCGCGGGCCTGGCGGTGGTCAGCGCCGTGCTGCTGTTCGCGAAGCATCCGCTGCGGCGTTTCGCGCGCGAGGTCGTCAGCGAACGCGAGGTGCAGGACGCGCTGCTTCTCGCGGCGTCCGCGCTGGTGATCCTGCCGTTGCTGCCCGACGAGCCCGTCGACCCGTGGGGCGTGCTGGTGCCCTCCAAGTTGTGGAAGCTGGTCGTGCTGGTGATGGCGGTCGGCATGCTCGGCCATGTGGCGCTGCGCGCGGTCGGCGCACGCTGGGGCTTGCCGGTCGCGGGGTTTTTCGCGGGATTCGCCTCGTCGACCGCTGCCGTCGCCGGCTTCGGTCAGCGCTCACGGGAGGCGGACGAACTCACCGCCGGTGCGGCATCCGCCGCGCTGCTCGCCAACCTCGCCTCGTTGCTGCTGCTGGTGGGCATCGTCGCCACGGCGGCGCCCGCGCTGTTGCGGGCGAGCGCGTGGCCGCTGGCGGCCGCGGCGGTGGTGCTGGCGTTGGGTGCGGCGATCGGGCTAAGACGCCAGGGCGCGGCGCCGACGCTGCCGGACGAACCGCAGGCGCGCGCGTTCAAGCTGAGCCACGGACTGTTGCTTGCGTTGATGATCGCCGTCGTGCTCGTCGCATCGGCGTGGTTGCGCAGCGTGTTCGGCGACATCGGCGCGTTGGCGACGGCGGTGCTGGTCGCGCTGGTGGAACTGCACGCTTCCGCGGCGAGCATCGCGCAGTTGTCGGCGGCCGGCGGGCTGACGATGACCCATGCGCAGTGGGGCATCGCGGCGTTGCTCGCATCGAGCGCGATAGCCAAGACCGTGCTCGCGTTCGCCAGCGGGAACCGGCGTTACGGGCTGCTGGTCGGCGGCGGGCTGATGGGGATGGCGGTCGCGTGCGCGGTGGCGACGGGAGTGGTCGTCGCCGGTTGA
- a CDS encoding GNAT family N-acetyltransferase: MTTPGAITFRDARMEDAEAMSALVITLTQRWIAPDCTQGGVARLMDSMSPARTAQRLREGHRHVVAERDRRIVGVAALRLPSHLYHLFVADDAQRCGIARRLWNEVRTSAAPGTPITVNASLHAFDAYLRMGFEPAGPARLEDGVRSVPMVFPAR, translated from the coding sequence GTGACGACGCCTGGCGCCATCACCTTCCGCGATGCGCGCATGGAGGACGCCGAGGCGATGAGCGCGCTCGTCATCACGCTGACGCAGCGCTGGATCGCACCGGACTGCACGCAGGGCGGCGTGGCGCGGCTGATGGATTCGATGTCGCCCGCCCGCACGGCGCAACGACTGCGCGAAGGCCACCGTCACGTCGTCGCCGAACGCGACCGGCGCATAGTCGGTGTCGCCGCGTTGCGCCTGCCCTCGCACCTCTACCACCTGTTCGTCGCCGACGACGCGCAGCGGTGCGGCATCGCACGGCGTCTCTGGAACGAAGTGCGGACGAGCGCCGCGCCCGGGACACCGATCACCGTGAACGCATCGCTGCACGCGTTTGATGCCTACCTGCGCATGGGTTTCGAACCGGCGGGACCCGCGCGGCTGGAGGACGGCGTGCGTTCCGTGCCGATGGTGTTTCCGGCGCGGTAA
- the greB gene encoding transcription elongation factor GreB, with the protein MGRWRPPQEKSTALITREGHDRLKAELDELWRVKRPEVVKALAAAAAEGDRSENAEYTYRKKQLGEIDRRVRYLSKRVPALRVVDTVPSDPDAVFFGARVEIENVATGDTQRYRIVGPDETDAKTGAISIDSPLARAMLKKRLDDEFEAMLPGGATRFAIIDVAYE; encoded by the coding sequence ATGGGCCGCTGGCGTCCACCGCAAGAAAAAAGCACCGCGCTCATCACCCGCGAGGGACACGACCGGCTGAAGGCCGAGCTGGACGAGCTGTGGCGCGTGAAGCGTCCCGAAGTGGTCAAAGCGCTCGCCGCCGCCGCGGCCGAGGGCGACCGCTCGGAGAATGCCGAGTACACCTATCGCAAGAAACAGCTCGGCGAGATCGATCGCCGCGTGCGTTACCTGTCCAAGCGCGTGCCCGCGCTGCGCGTGGTGGACACCGTGCCCAGCGATCCGGACGCGGTGTTCTTCGGCGCGCGCGTGGAGATCGAGAACGTCGCGACCGGCGACACGCAGCGCTATCGCATCGTCGGCCCCGACGAAACCGATGCGAAGACCGGCGCCATCAGCATCGATTCGCCGCTGGCGCGCGCGATGCTCAAGAAGCGCCTCGACGACGAGTTCGAGGCGATGTTGCCCGGTGGCGCGACGCGTTTCGCGATCATCGACGTCGCCTACGAGTGA
- a CDS encoding copper resistance protein NlpE has product MSKSAVNARTVLLAALAVAALSACKPQAPTEPAATPAPPEAAAPPAAPAADARPSAQGAPFDAKAFAGTFTGTLPCADCPGIDTRIELAADGTYTVTESYRERPAQELKGDGTWTVEENNQRLRLDPNSKSDHDRLFAILSNDEIRQLDMEGKPIESSLPYNLKRSAQ; this is encoded by the coding sequence ATGTCGAAGTCCGCCGTGAACGCACGAACCGTCCTGCTCGCCGCGCTGGCCGTCGCCGCGTTGTCGGCGTGCAAGCCGCAGGCGCCGACAGAGCCCGCCGCAACGCCCGCCCCGCCCGAAGCCGCGGCGCCACCGGCTGCGCCCGCCGCCGATGCGCGTCCCTCCGCGCAAGGCGCGCCGTTCGACGCGAAGGCCTTCGCCGGCACGTTCACGGGCACGCTGCCCTGCGCCGACTGCCCCGGCATCGACACGCGCATCGAGCTCGCGGCCGACGGAACGTACACCGTCACCGAGTCCTACCGCGAGCGACCGGCGCAGGAGCTCAAGGGCGACGGCACGTGGACGGTCGAAGAAAACAACCAGCGTCTGCGGCTGGATCCCAACAGCAAGTCGGACCACGACCGTTTGTTCGCGATCCTGTCGAACGACGAGATCCGTCAGCTCGACATGGAAGGCAAGCCCATCGAAAGCAGCCTGCCGTACAACCTGAAGCGTTCCGCGCAGTAA
- a CDS encoding helicase HerA-like domain-containing protein, which translates to MDPILLGKAVTTPQSLPDSQGHVFLQPKFGNRHGLVAGATGTGKTVTLMTLAEGFSRLGVPVFLADVKGDVAGLAVAGTANDKLLARVAEIGLANYAAEANPVVFWDMFGKLGHPVRTTVSEMGPTLLSRVLELNDTQSGVLDIVFKLADDRGLLLLDLHDLRALLGLVAEERKDISTSYGLVSAQSIGAIQRALLRLEQEGGELFFGEPALELVDLMRTTPDGRGVINILASEQLVLKPRLYSSFLLWLLSELFETLPEVGDLDKPKLVFVFDEAHLLFDDAPPALQQRVEQVVRLIRSKGVGVYFCSQFPDDVPDDILGQLGNRVQHALRAFTPRDQKAVKTAAETFVPNPALDVAKTISQLGTGEALVSTLQDKGVPMPVEKTLIAPPRCRMGAITEAERLQVRNTSAVGHKYDERVDRESASEILAARADNAAQHSKAPPARSRAQDEAEDSGFGQAVKDAVFGTKRRQGMVETMAKQTARTVGSRIGQQIVRGLLGSIFGGSKR; encoded by the coding sequence ATGGACCCCATCCTGCTTGGCAAGGCCGTCACCACGCCGCAATCGCTGCCCGACTCGCAGGGGCACGTCTTCCTGCAGCCGAAGTTCGGCAACCGCCACGGGCTTGTCGCGGGCGCCACCGGCACGGGCAAGACGGTCACGCTGATGACGCTGGCCGAAGGCTTCTCGCGCCTGGGCGTGCCGGTCTTCCTGGCCGACGTGAAGGGCGACGTGGCCGGCCTGGCCGTCGCGGGCACGGCGAACGACAAGCTGCTTGCCCGCGTCGCCGAGATCGGGCTCGCGAACTACGCCGCCGAAGCCAACCCCGTCGTGTTCTGGGACATGTTTGGCAAGCTCGGCCATCCGGTGCGCACCACCGTCAGCGAGATGGGGCCGACGCTGCTCTCGCGCGTGCTCGAACTCAACGACACGCAATCGGGCGTGCTCGACATCGTCTTCAAGCTCGCCGACGACCGCGGCCTGCTGCTGCTCGACCTGCACGACCTGCGCGCACTGCTCGGGCTGGTGGCCGAAGAGCGCAAGGACATCTCGACCAGCTACGGCCTGGTGAGCGCGCAGTCCATCGGCGCGATCCAGCGTGCGCTGCTGCGTCTGGAACAGGAAGGCGGCGAACTGTTCTTCGGCGAGCCGGCGCTTGAGCTGGTCGACCTGATGCGCACCACGCCCGATGGCCGCGGCGTGATCAACATCCTGGCGTCCGAGCAACTGGTGCTGAAACCGCGCCTGTATTCGAGCTTCCTGCTGTGGCTGCTGTCGGAGTTGTTCGAAACGCTGCCGGAAGTGGGCGATCTGGACAAACCCAAACTCGTGTTCGTGTTCGACGAAGCGCACCTGCTGTTCGACGATGCGCCGCCGGCGCTGCAGCAGCGCGTCGAGCAGGTGGTGCGACTGATCCGCTCCAAGGGCGTAGGCGTGTATTTCTGCTCGCAATTCCCCGACGACGTGCCCGACGACATCCTCGGCCAGCTCGGCAATCGCGTGCAGCACGCGCTGCGTGCGTTCACGCCGCGCGACCAGAAAGCGGTGAAGACCGCGGCCGAAACCTTCGTGCCCAATCCGGCGCTGGACGTGGCGAAGACGATCTCGCAGCTCGGCACGGGCGAGGCGCTGGTGTCCACGCTCCAGGACAAGGGCGTGCCGATGCCGGTGGAGAAGACGCTGATCGCGCCGCCGCGCTGCCGCATGGGCGCGATCACCGAGGCCGAACGCCTGCAGGTGCGTAATACCAGCGCGGTGGGCCACAAGTACGACGAACGCGTGGATCGCGAATCGGCATCGGAGATCCTCGCCGCGCGCGCCGACAACGCGGCGCAGCACAGCAAGGCGCCGCCGGCGCGGTCGCGCGCGCAGGACGAGGCCGAGGACAGCGGCTTCGGCCAGGCCGTCAAGGATGCGGTGTTCGGTACGAAGCGGCGCCAGGGCATGGTCGAGACCATGGCCAAGCAAACGGCGCGCACCGTCGGCAGCCGCATCGGGCAGCAGATCGTGCGCGGACTGCTCGGCAGCATCTTCGGTGGCTCGAAGCGTTGA
- a CDS encoding transglycosylase SLT domain-containing protein, with amino-acid sequence MHVIARSSAALLALALLAAMPQAHALSKRDQAAVDALNTRMQAAETRYRAGLVKIGNADPAGRTEVDAALEDMEDVMAACVKQKGCSPTTMLAAYKRLLKQNADVASGDEVPEDNDDENIAGTIAADVPEAARAAALLSADGQQFVKMVQYNPAVQAGIRRWLTDMRPSLIDTFENYQYLRQTMWPQFQRAGLPEALLFGVMAKESNGRVHSTSRAGAAGPMQFMYATGRRFGLGDDGTGFDTRYDARASAAAAAEYFNERLGTLNRSIELSLAAYNGGEGRAQRVFNSSGGGNFWDESVYNQFPAETRDYVPMVIAAAWLFLHPKEYGLTMPRVDARPAALRLVKPSSIYELTICLGNGGTREGFMRALRNLNPRYQADQYLPTGTTLAATTKIAGLYGRYCTQGQRAELAHTLVMSDASRAIVRTGPVTPVQAEDAVYEAESAGIGSASATPAPVRSKPSKPAKPSTYTVKRGETLTAIAQKFQCDTGDLARANKLKAPRFAIKPGQKLKLDACEG; translated from the coding sequence ATGCACGTGATCGCCCGCTCTTCCGCCGCGCTGCTCGCGCTGGCTCTCCTTGCCGCCATGCCGCAGGCGCACGCGCTGTCCAAGCGCGACCAGGCCGCGGTGGACGCACTCAACACGCGCATGCAGGCCGCCGAGACGCGCTATCGCGCCGGGCTGGTGAAGATCGGCAATGCCGATCCGGCCGGCCGCACCGAAGTCGACGCCGCGCTGGAGGACATGGAAGACGTGATGGCCGCCTGCGTGAAGCAGAAGGGCTGCTCGCCCACCACCATGCTCGCCGCGTACAAGCGCCTGCTGAAACAGAACGCCGACGTGGCCTCGGGCGATGAAGTGCCCGAGGACAACGACGACGAGAACATCGCCGGCACCATCGCCGCCGACGTGCCCGAAGCCGCGCGCGCGGCCGCGCTGCTCAGCGCCGACGGGCAGCAGTTCGTGAAGATGGTCCAGTACAACCCGGCCGTGCAGGCGGGCATCCGCCGCTGGCTCACCGACATGCGGCCGTCGCTGATCGACACGTTCGAGAACTACCAGTACCTGCGCCAGACGATGTGGCCGCAGTTCCAGCGCGCCGGGCTGCCCGAAGCGCTGCTGTTCGGCGTGATGGCGAAGGAATCCAATGGCCGCGTGCACTCGACCTCGCGGGCCGGCGCCGCCGGGCCGATGCAGTTCATGTACGCCACGGGCCGCCGCTTCGGCCTGGGCGACGACGGCACCGGGTTCGACACGCGCTACGACGCGCGCGCCTCCGCGGCCGCCGCGGCGGAGTATTTCAACGAGCGCCTGGGCACGCTCAACAGGAGCATCGAGCTGTCGCTGGCCGCCTACAACGGCGGCGAAGGCCGCGCCCAGCGCGTGTTCAACAGCTCCGGCGGCGGCAATTTCTGGGACGAGTCGGTCTACAACCAGTTCCCGGCCGAAACCCGCGACTACGTGCCGATGGTGATCGCCGCGGCGTGGCTGTTCCTGCATCCGAAGGAATACGGCCTGACGATGCCGCGCGTCGACGCGCGCCCGGCGGCGCTGCGCCTGGTCAAGCCCAGTTCGATCTACGAACTCACCATCTGCCTGGGCAATGGCGGTACGCGCGAGGGGTTCATGCGCGCGCTGCGCAACCTCAACCCGCGCTACCAGGCCGACCAGTACCTGCCGACCGGCACCACGCTCGCCGCGACCACCAAGATCGCCGGGCTCTATGGCCGTTACTGCACGCAGGGCCAACGCGCCGAACTGGCGCACACGCTGGTGATGAGCGATGCCTCGCGCGCCATCGTGCGCACCGGCCCGGTGACGCCGGTGCAGGCCGAGGACGCGGTGTACGAGGCCGAAAGCGCCGGCATCGGCAGCGCGTCGGCCACGCCGGCGCCGGTTCGCAGCAAGCCGTCCAAGCCCGCCAAGCCTTCGACCTACACCGTCAAGCGCGGCGAAACGCTGACCGCCATCGCGCAGAAGTTCCAGTGCGACACCGGCGATCTGGCCCGCGCGAACAAGCTCAAGGCGCCGCGGTTCGCGATCAAGCCCGGGCAGAAGCTCAAGCTCGACGCCTGCGAAGGTTGA
- a CDS encoding DUF6891 domain-containing protein: MVWGKIVGLFQRKQARPTHGAPSLEEQLDELRGYIARDLRGGYVEGDSIIDNALEVLELQPHGEDVLRTHARRILEDEAEAYRHEAAGWPELTDHDRLEQAFAALETQGVVCRQNFTCCGTCGVAEIGDEIDAARERGGPVHGYAFFHMQDTERAVEGGGLWLNYGATEGGEAPALAVGARIADALRLAGLAVDWDNDWTKRIHVPLQWQRRLAL; this comes from the coding sequence ATGGTCTGGGGGAAGATCGTGGGGCTGTTCCAGCGTAAGCAGGCGCGACCGACGCACGGCGCGCCCTCGCTGGAAGAACAACTGGACGAACTGCGCGGCTACATCGCACGCGATCTTCGCGGCGGGTACGTCGAGGGCGATTCCATCATCGACAACGCGCTGGAAGTGCTGGAACTCCAGCCGCACGGCGAAGACGTGCTGCGCACGCACGCGCGACGCATCCTCGAAGACGAGGCCGAGGCCTATCGCCACGAGGCGGCCGGCTGGCCCGAGCTGACCGATCACGATCGCCTGGAGCAGGCTTTCGCCGCGCTGGAAACGCAGGGCGTGGTGTGCCGGCAGAACTTCACCTGCTGCGGCACCTGCGGCGTGGCGGAGATCGGCGACGAGATCGACGCCGCGCGGGAACGCGGCGGCCCGGTGCACGGGTACGCGTTCTTCCACATGCAGGACACCGAGCGCGCGGTCGAAGGCGGCGGACTGTGGCTGAACTACGGCGCGACCGAAGGCGGCGAAGCCCCGGCGCTCGCGGTAGGCGCGCGCATCGCCGATGCGTTGCGCCTTGCCGGCCTCGCGGTCGACTGGGACAACGACTGGACCAAGCGCATCCACGTGCCGCTGCAATGGCAACGCCGGCTCGCGCTGTGA
- a CDS encoding lysoplasmalogenase, with translation MTRTPVALAVVVAATALLAIVGAYCPAMPWLHWVFKPLTTLLIAWSVWRLPSDAPRYRTWLLVGLALSTAGDVFLMLPVDAFVAGLASFLLAHLAYLLALRQRERFFAAAWPFVLYALVAGAVLAQLWPGLPGELRVPVIVYVIVLAAMAAQASAVWWRRRDGAALCGAWGGALFVLSDALLAWDRFVAPFAAASFAVLTSYWLAQRGLARSVPRTE, from the coding sequence GTGACGCGTACGCCGGTCGCGCTCGCGGTCGTCGTGGCCGCCACCGCGTTGCTCGCGATCGTCGGTGCGTACTGTCCGGCGATGCCGTGGCTGCACTGGGTTTTCAAGCCGCTGACGACGCTGCTGATCGCCTGGTCGGTGTGGCGCTTGCCCTCGGACGCGCCGCGTTATCGCACGTGGTTGCTGGTCGGCCTCGCGCTGTCGACGGCAGGCGACGTGTTCCTGATGCTGCCGGTCGATGCGTTCGTGGCGGGGCTGGCGAGTTTCCTGCTCGCGCACCTGGCCTACCTGCTCGCGCTGCGCCAGCGCGAACGCTTCTTCGCTGCGGCCTGGCCGTTCGTGCTGTACGCGCTCGTCGCCGGCGCGGTGCTCGCGCAGTTGTGGCCCGGTTTGCCCGGAGAACTGCGCGTGCCGGTGATCGTCTACGTGATCGTGCTCGCCGCGATGGCTGCGCAGGCGTCGGCGGTGTGGTGGCGCCGACGCGACGGCGCCGCGCTGTGCGGCGCGTGGGGTGGGGCGTTGTTCGTGCTGTCCGACGCATTGCTGGCGTGGGACCGTTTCGTTGCGCCGTTCGCGGCGGCGTCGTTCGCGGTGCTCACGAGCTACTGGCTGGCGCAGCGGGGCCTGGCGCGGTCGGTGCCCAGAACCGAATAA
- the asd gene encoding archaetidylserine decarboxylase (Phosphatidylserine decarboxylase is synthesized as a single chain precursor. Generation of the pyruvoyl active site from a Ser is coupled to cleavage of a Gly-Ser bond between the larger (beta) and smaller (alpha chains). It is an integral membrane protein.) — translation MSLITALTYVLPHRLLSSMARALAYSDNPRLKQWLIDAVTRRFGVNLAEAAQPDPTKYPTFNAFFTRALKPGARVADPDPRALVMPADGHISQCGPIENGRIFQAKGQSFTAAELLGDANDAVPFNDGLFATVYLSPRDYHRVHMPWTGRLRETVHVPGRLFSVGTAAVANVPRLFARNERLVCHFDTDFGPMACVMVGALLVSGVETVWSGEEIPAYGDRINRKDWRAENITLDRFAEMARFNYGSTVIVLLPRGVATLDPSLGAESPVRLGQKLATRTI, via the coding sequence ATGAGCCTGATCACCGCCCTCACCTACGTCCTGCCGCACCGGCTGCTCTCGTCGATGGCGCGCGCGCTCGCGTATTCGGATAACCCGCGCCTGAAGCAGTGGCTCATCGATGCGGTGACGCGCCGGTTCGGCGTGAACCTCGCCGAGGCCGCGCAGCCAGATCCGACGAAATACCCGACGTTCAATGCCTTCTTCACCCGTGCGCTGAAGCCCGGCGCACGCGTCGCCGATCCCGATCCGCGTGCGCTGGTGATGCCGGCCGACGGCCACATCAGCCAGTGCGGTCCGATCGAGAACGGCCGCATCTTCCAGGCGAAGGGCCAGTCGTTCACCGCGGCCGAACTGCTCGGCGACGCGAACGATGCGGTGCCCTTCAACGATGGCCTGTTCGCGACGGTCTATCTGTCGCCGCGCGATTACCACCGCGTGCACATGCCCTGGACCGGCCGCCTGCGCGAAACCGTGCACGTCCCGGGCCGCCTGTTCAGCGTCGGCACCGCGGCGGTGGCGAACGTGCCGCGCCTGTTCGCGCGCAACGAGCGCCTGGTGTGCCACTTCGATACCGACTTCGGCCCGATGGCGTGCGTGATGGTCGGCGCGCTGCTGGTGTCGGGCGTGGAAACGGTGTGGAGCGGCGAGGAAATCCCCGCGTACGGCGATCGCATCAACCGCAAGGACTGGCGCGCGGAGAACATCACGCTCGACCGCTTCGCCGAGATGGCGCGCTTCAACTACGGCTCCACCGTCATCGTGCTGCTGCCGCGTGGCGTGGCGACGCTGGATCCGTCGCTCGGTGCGGAATCGCCGGTGCGGCTGGGGCAGAAGCTGGCGACGCGTACGATCTGA